A region from the Plutella xylostella chromosome 8, ilPluXylo3.1, whole genome shotgun sequence genome encodes:
- the LOC105390023 gene encoding general odorant-binding protein 71 → MRVLVLCSFALLDLLFHANALTCRSDGGPKEEELKMIYMNCLKSQDGKNSSNSRDYSDDYSSREKRKHSKGSNFGRRENAFGGREESYGSRDEWTDRDWTRSRDQTQSRGDWSSRDDKVSSGTTQYGRSESGSSRDSMNNMRTSTNNMRNNMNSRDSRMGGGREDYGDNDYESDTHGYNNRQQQSRRMKRERSSGHRSQYNPNTSRSGSGSGSGSGHDDSYRNNDKNSSENNSSRDSDHKACALHCFLEELEMTGDNGMPDRYLVTQVITKDVKNEDLRDFLQESIEECFQILYNENMQDKCDFSKNLMLCLSEKGRANCDDWKDDIKI, encoded by the exons ATGCGTGTGTTAGTGCTCTGCAGCTTCGCACTTTtagatttattatttcatgCCAAT GCTCTAACATGCAGATCAGACGGAGGTCCCAAAGAGGAAGAACTAAAAATGATTTACATGAACTGCCTGAAGTCTCAAGATGGCAAGAACTCGAGTAACAGTCGAGACTACTCGGACGACTACAGTTCCAGGGAAAAACGCAAGCACAGTAAGGGTTCCAATTTCGGAAGACGAGAAAATGCCTTCGGAGGAAGAGAAGAATCTTATGGAAGCAGAGACGAATGGACCGATCGCGATTGGACCAGATCTCGGGACCAAACGCAGAGCAGGGGCGACTGGTCTAGCCGGGACGATAAAGTGTCAAGTGGGACCACACAGTACGGTAGATCGGAATCCGGGAGCAGTCGGGATAGCATGAACAACATGAGGACCAGTACGAATAATATGCGGAACAACATGAACAGTAGAGATAGCAGAATGGGTGGCGGCAGGGAAGATTATGGAGATAACGACTATGAGTCC GATACACATGGCTACAACAATCGGCAGCAGCAATCCAGAAGGATGAAGCGTGAGAGATCCTCAGGTCACAGGAGTCAGTACAACCCCAATACCTCCAGATCAGGGTCAGGATCCGGATCTGGATCTGGTCATGATGATTCTTACAGGAATAATGACAAGAACTCCAGTGAGAACAATTCCAGCAGAGACTCGGACCATAAAGCTTGTGCTTTACATTGTTTTCTGGAAGAGCTGGAGATG ACAGGTGACAACGGCATGCCTGATAGATATTTGGTAACGCAAGTTATCACTAAAGATGTCAAGAATGAGGATTTGAGAGATTTTCTACAGGAGTCGATTGAGGAATGCTTCCAGATTTTATACAATG AAAACATGCAAGACAAGTGCGATTTTTCAAAGAACCTCATGCTGTGTCTATCAGAGAAAGGCCGAGCCAACTGTGATGACTGGAAAGACGACATCAAAATCTAA
- the LOC105383745 gene encoding uncharacterized protein LOC105383745 gives MADQDDFEDSQFPDNDELIPYVTAGNLAQRNGAKVTLWGKVTKVSASEGFYVKTVDDQEVLVKLRRPLSDVVEGWYEISGVSQGKSILCEEYVPFSEEMTKNIDTEGHKALAKLLSALDDPWNLGDTGSGGLNGVTPME, from the coding sequence ATGGCGGACCAGGATGACTTCGAGGACAGCCAGTTTCCGGACAATGACGAACTAATTCCCTACGTTACAGCTGGTAATTTAGCCCAAAGGAATGGCGCGAAAGTTACACTTTGGGGAAAGGTTACAAAAGTATCTGCAAGTGAAGGATTCTACGTAAAAACAGTTGATGATCAAGAAGTCCTTGTGAAGCTGAGAAGACCTCTAAGCGATGTTGTTGAGGGCTGGTATGAAATAAGTGGCGTCTCTCAAGGAAAGAGTATCTTGTGTGAGGAATATGTCCCATTCTCTGAAGAAATGACCAAGAATATCGACACCGAAGGACACAAAGCATTAGCGAAGCTGCTCTCTGCGCTTGATGACCCTTGGAACCTTGGAGATACTGGATCGGGTGGACTGAATGGCGTCACACCTATGGAATAG